A part of Cyanobacteria bacterium FACHB-DQ100 genomic DNA contains:
- a CDS encoding molybdopterin-dependent oxidoreductase, which yields MSNWHPTACILCSRNCGLLVQVEAGHLVKIRGDQNHPISAGYLCQKAAQLDHYQNHVDRLHQPLRRTPDGRFEPISWDTAIAEIADRLIALRDAHGTDCLAYYGGGGQGNHLGAMYSSAFRQAMGIRYYYSALAQEKTGDFWINGKLFGRQSCHITEDIEHTDCAIIIGTNPWQSHGIRNARRTLKQIAKDPSRTLIVIDPRRTETAQLADIHLQLRPGTDAFLLAAMLATIVREGLENRQFLQQHTVGFSELREVLLQVPIDEYIAQTGLAPEQVFETVQRLTRAKSACVRVDLGLQQSRNSTLNSYLEKLLFLLTGNLGKRGGNTFHSFFLPIVGHSEPKGKARSLLKTAVTGVAEIAELFPPNVLPAEIDTDHPQRTRALIVDSANPIVSAADTQAYRQAFEKLELLVVIDVAMTETARYAHYILPAPSQFEKWEASFFTLDFPKNGFHLRKPLFAPQSDTLPEPEIYRRLGIAAGVVPTSFPLLTAAARLHRRFPNLGIYYYALISAISLRPKLNQIVPFVLQGSLGKTLPDGADAAAPFWGASHLYVRQHSAAVARTGLKGRGKALAEALFERIMTSPSGTVLSHHRYEDTWSFIHHRDGRVHLLIPGMIEALQALPNQSDATSEDYPLILIAGERRAYNANTIYRDPAWRKEDSDGALHIHPSDAARFGLEEGMIATCESSRGSIQVRVQISDQLRPGVVSLPHGYGLDYPDATGQRTSHGPLINLLTDAKHCDPISATPFHKYVPVRLKPASP from the coding sequence ATGAGCAACTGGCATCCCACAGCGTGTATTTTATGTTCACGAAATTGTGGTCTTCTTGTCCAGGTCGAAGCGGGGCACTTAGTCAAAATTCGGGGAGATCAAAATCACCCGATTAGTGCTGGCTACCTTTGCCAGAAAGCGGCGCAACTAGATCATTATCAGAATCACGTTGATCGATTGCATCAACCGCTGCGCCGAACCCCAGATGGAAGGTTTGAACCCATCTCTTGGGACACTGCTATTGCCGAGATTGCTGATCGATTAATCGCACTCCGAGACGCACATGGTACGGATTGCCTCGCTTACTATGGCGGCGGCGGTCAAGGGAACCATTTGGGCGCGATGTACAGCAGTGCATTTCGTCAGGCAATGGGAATTCGGTACTACTACTCTGCCCTAGCTCAGGAAAAAACAGGCGATTTCTGGATCAATGGCAAACTCTTCGGGCGACAGAGTTGCCACATCACGGAGGATATCGAGCATACCGACTGTGCAATCATTATTGGCACTAATCCTTGGCAATCTCATGGCATCCGCAATGCTCGTCGAACTTTGAAGCAGATTGCGAAGGACCCGTCGCGTACTCTGATTGTTATCGATCCACGTCGGACTGAAACTGCACAACTCGCGGATATCCATCTTCAGTTGCGTCCAGGTACCGATGCCTTTCTACTCGCAGCGATGTTAGCAACGATCGTGCGTGAAGGCTTGGAAAACCGCCAATTCTTGCAGCAACACACCGTGGGATTCTCAGAACTGCGTGAGGTGCTGTTGCAGGTTCCGATCGACGAATACATTGCACAAACCGGACTCGCACCAGAACAAGTCTTTGAGACTGTTCAACGGCTAACTAGAGCAAAATCCGCCTGTGTTCGGGTAGATTTGGGATTGCAGCAGAGCCGCAACAGCACCCTGAACTCCTATCTAGAGAAGTTGCTCTTCTTACTCACCGGAAATCTGGGTAAGCGAGGAGGCAATACCTTTCATAGCTTCTTTCTCCCGATCGTCGGGCACTCTGAACCCAAGGGTAAAGCGCGATCGCTGCTCAAGACTGCTGTCACGGGTGTCGCTGAAATTGCCGAACTGTTTCCCCCGAACGTCCTTCCAGCAGAGATCGACACCGACCATCCTCAGAGAACTCGTGCCCTGATTGTCGATAGTGCAAACCCGATCGTTTCAGCCGCAGACACACAAGCCTATCGTCAAGCTTTTGAGAAATTAGAGCTACTCGTCGTCATTGATGTCGCAATGACGGAAACCGCTCGATATGCTCACTACATCCTGCCAGCCCCTTCCCAATTTGAGAAATGGGAAGCTTCATTTTTCACTTTAGATTTCCCGAAGAATGGATTTCATCTCCGCAAGCCCCTCTTCGCTCCCCAATCTGACACACTACCGGAGCCAGAGATCTACCGACGCTTAGGAATTGCGGCCGGAGTGGTACCCACGTCATTTCCCCTGCTCACAGCAGCCGCTCGTTTGCATCGTCGATTCCCCAATCTCGGCATCTACTACTATGCGCTGATTAGCGCGATCTCACTCCGACCCAAGCTGAATCAGATTGTTCCCTTTGTCTTGCAAGGATCGCTGGGCAAAACGTTACCCGATGGCGCAGATGCAGCGGCTCCCTTCTGGGGTGCAAGTCACCTCTATGTTCGGCAACATAGTGCAGCCGTCGCTCGCACCGGACTCAAAGGACGAGGGAAAGCACTGGCAGAAGCCCTCTTTGAGCGAATTATGACAAGTCCTAGTGGGACAGTGTTGAGTCATCACCGCTATGAAGACACATGGTCGTTTATTCATCATCGGGATGGTCGGGTACATCTGCTCATTCCTGGGATGATCGAAGCACTTCAAGCCCTTCCCAATCAATCGGATGCAACTTCGGAAGACTATCCACTGATCCTAATTGCGGGAGAGCGACGTGCCTACAACGCCAATACAATTTATCGCGATCCTGCCTGGAGAAAGGAGGATTCCGATGGGGCATTGCACATTCATCCATCGGATGCGGCTCGTTTCGGATTAGAGGAGGGTATGATCGCAACTTGTGAATCATCTCGCGGAAGTATCCAGGTTCGGGTTCAGATCAGCGATCAGCTCCGTCCCGGCGTGGTTAGCTTGCCGCATGGGTATGGTCTTGACTATCCCGATGCAACCGGACAGCGCACTTCACACGGTCCTTTGATTAACCTTCTCACCGATGCCAAGCACTGTGACCCCATTAGTGCCACACCGTTTCACAAGTATGTGCCCGTTCGCTTGAAACCCGCATCACCCTGA
- a CDS encoding AAA family ATPase, with the protein MDNFFAELESLVDQGFEELLDIVRVIEGREPKEPDIRVTERSRPTHEPSTDSISTVPITPPSTDDSPPTLTGVGGLSSVLGELRELVELPLKRPELLAALGLEPTTGVLLTGPPGTGKTLTARALAADLDINYIALVGPEVMGKYYGEAEARLRSIFQKATRSAPCIIFIDEIDSLAPDRAKAEGEVEKRVVAQLLSLMDGFAKTKGIIVLAATNRPDHLDPALRRPGRFDREIAFRVPDRAGRLEILEILTAAMPLHESVDLDAIADLAGGMVGADLKALTQKAAYLALRRLLPTLEGPLPDRMTVTQADFFQAIKEIKPAVLRSIEIEAPKVTWDEIGGLDSVKQTLQESVEGALLYPELYHRTKAKAPRGILLWGPPGTGKTLLAKAVAAQARANFIAVNGPELLSKWVGASEQAVRELFTKARQAAPCVVFMDEIDTLAPARGRYQSDSGVSDRVVGQLLTELDGLHDYINVLLIGATNRPEILDPALLRAGRLDLQIKVDLPDQGSRLEILQVHNHDRPLADVDLESFAVQTEGWNGADLALLSNQAALEAVRRYRVQGLSDPSALQITVEDFAIAYQRLLLQREMTR; encoded by the coding sequence ATGGATAACTTTTTTGCAGAGCTGGAATCCCTCGTCGATCAAGGTTTTGAAGAGCTGCTGGATATCGTCCGAGTGATCGAAGGGCGCGAACCGAAAGAGCCTGACATTCGCGTGACTGAGCGGAGCCGTCCAACCCACGAGCCATCAACGGACTCCATCTCTACAGTTCCCATCACGCCACCGAGTACCGATGATAGTCCACCCACGCTTACTGGAGTGGGTGGACTATCATCGGTACTGGGCGAGTTGCGCGAACTGGTGGAGCTTCCCCTTAAGCGTCCTGAACTATTAGCAGCCCTGGGGTTAGAACCGACGACGGGGGTATTGCTCACAGGTCCTCCTGGAACTGGCAAGACGCTCACAGCGCGAGCATTAGCTGCTGATCTTGATATCAACTACATTGCGCTTGTGGGTCCGGAGGTAATGGGCAAATACTATGGGGAAGCAGAAGCTCGACTGCGGAGCATTTTTCAAAAAGCGACTCGCTCTGCCCCCTGCATTATTTTTATTGACGAAATCGACAGCCTTGCGCCCGATCGCGCCAAAGCGGAAGGGGAAGTCGAAAAACGAGTTGTCGCGCAACTGTTAAGCCTGATGGATGGATTCGCAAAAACGAAAGGCATTATTGTCCTGGCTGCAACGAATCGCCCGGATCATCTTGATCCCGCACTGCGCCGTCCTGGACGCTTTGATCGCGAGATTGCATTTCGGGTTCCTGATCGGGCGGGACGCTTGGAAATTCTCGAAATTCTAACCGCTGCCATGCCGTTACATGAATCCGTAGATCTCGATGCGATCGCAGATCTAGCAGGCGGCATGGTTGGCGCAGACCTCAAAGCTTTGACGCAAAAAGCTGCTTACCTTGCCCTGCGGCGACTATTACCAACCTTAGAGGGTCCCTTGCCTGATCGCATGACCGTCACGCAAGCGGATTTTTTTCAGGCGATCAAAGAAATTAAACCTGCGGTGCTGCGATCGATTGAGATTGAAGCGCCTAAAGTGACCTGGGATGAGATCGGTGGACTTGATTCTGTTAAGCAAACCCTGCAAGAATCCGTCGAAGGGGCGTTACTCTATCCCGAACTGTATCATCGCACAAAAGCCAAAGCACCTCGCGGCATTCTGCTATGGGGTCCGCCTGGAACGGGAAAAACGTTGTTAGCGAAAGCCGTTGCCGCTCAAGCGCGGGCGAACTTCATTGCAGTGAATGGTCCAGAATTGCTGAGCAAATGGGTTGGAGCCTCCGAACAAGCGGTGAGGGAATTGTTCACTAAGGCACGGCAGGCAGCGCCTTGTGTCGTATTTATGGATGAGATTGATACGCTTGCGCCTGCACGAGGGAGATATCAAAGCGATTCAGGCGTCAGCGATCGCGTGGTGGGTCAACTCCTCACCGAACTCGACGGCTTGCATGACTATATTAACGTGCTTCTCATTGGAGCGACCAATCGCCCAGAAATATTAGATCCTGCTTTATTGAGAGCCGGACGATTGGATTTGCAGATCAAAGTCGATCTACCCGATCAAGGGAGCCGTCTTGAGATCTTGCAAGTTCATAATCACGATCGTCCATTAGCGGATGTGGATCTAGAATCGTTTGCGGTGCAGACCGAGGGATGGAACGGTGCAGATTTAGCACTGCTCAGCAATCAAGCAGCGCTGGAGGCGGTTCGTCGCTATCGTGTTCAAGGCTTGAGTGATCCTAGTGCTTTACAAATTACAGTGGAAGACTTTGCGATCGCCTACCAGCGACTATTGCTACAGCGCGAAATGACTCGTTGA
- a CDS encoding pentapeptide repeat-containing protein yields the protein MRANLSGADFTEPSLAGADLTDADLNYTNLN from the coding sequence ATGAGAGCAAATTTAAGCGGGGCTGATTTTACAGAGCCAAGTTTAGCTGGAGCAGATTTGACTGATGCAGACCTAAACTATACCAATTTGAATTAG
- a CDS encoding pentapeptide repeat-containing protein, with protein sequence MNAQEIVELYATGQRDFSHVKLVQACLTEAKLVGAKLIGAELVGADLRGADLTEAHLNQARLNQANLADAEMIQVCLMHADLSGADLSGANLIHADLSGADLSEAKLGGSNLQKADLSKADLSGADFRGANLTGADLSEADLSDADLSGAHLSEANLTGATLDGANMDKAGLSRTIMPDGSIHD encoded by the coding sequence ATGAATGCTCAAGAAATTGTAGAGCTCTATGCAACAGGACAACGAGATTTTAGCCATGTCAAGCTTGTTCAAGCCTGCTTGACAGAGGCAAAGCTGGTTGGGGCAAAGCTAATTGGAGCTGAGTTAGTGGGTGCCGATCTACGCGGAGCTGACCTAACTGAGGCTCATCTTAACCAAGCAAGACTAAATCAAGCAAATTTAGCCGATGCCGAAATGATTCAAGTTTGTTTGATGCACGCAGACCTGAGCGGGGCAGATCTCAGCGGGGCAAATTTGATCCATGCAGATTTAAGTGGTGCAGACCTCAGTGAAGCGAAGCTAGGTGGATCAAATTTGCAGAAAGCAGACTTGAGTAAGGCAGATCTAAGCGGGGCCGATTTCCGGGGCGCAAATTTGACGGGAGCAGATTTGAGTGAGGCAGATTTGAGTGATGCAGACCTGAGTGGAGCACATCTAAGCGAAGCAAATCTAACGGGAGCAACACTTGACGGAGCCAATATGGACAAAGCGGGGTTAAGTAGAACGATAATGCCCGATGGCAGCATCCATGACTAG
- a CDS encoding NblA/ycf18 family protein, with protein sequence MNPSIELTLEQEFSLRDFTDQVHQMPREQAQAFLIVQYRLMLVQKTMYLGLLRQEWKLEPTLTNG encoded by the coding sequence ATGAATCCATCGATCGAACTCACGCTAGAGCAAGAATTCAGTCTCAGAGATTTCACCGATCAAGTTCATCAGATGCCCCGTGAGCAAGCTCAAGCATTTCTGATTGTGCAGTATCGGCTTATGCTAGTTCAGAAAACGATGTATTTAGGGCTTCTAAGGCAGGAATGGAAATTGGAGCCAACTCTCACTAATGGTTAA
- a CDS encoding fasciclin domain-containing protein — protein sequence MADIVDTAVKAGSFNTLAAALKAAGLVETLKGAGPFTVFAPTDEAFAKLPEGTVDGLLKDIPQLKKILTYHVVSGKVMAADVTKLKSAKTVQGSDVKIDASNGVKINDSQVTAPDVAADNGVIHIIDTVLIPA from the coding sequence ATGGCTGATATCGTTGATACTGCTGTCAAAGCTGGTTCTTTCAATACTCTAGCTGCTGCTCTCAAAGCTGCGGGTCTAGTCGAAACTCTCAAAGGTGCAGGTCCATTCACAGTGTTTGCACCCACAGATGAGGCGTTTGCCAAATTACCAGAAGGCACTGTAGATGGATTGCTAAAAGACATTCCGCAACTCAAGAAAATCCTCACGTATCATGTCGTTTCTGGTAAAGTCATGGCGGCTGATGTGACTAAGCTGAAGTCAGCGAAAACAGTTCAAGGTTCAGACGTAAAAATTGATGCCTCGAACGGAGTTAAGATCAATGACTCTCAGGTAACAGCCCCCGATGTGGCGGCAGACAATGGTGTCATTCACATCATCGATACGGTACTTATCCCTGCGTAA
- a CDS encoding response regulator: MLNSNKLLNPEILKNVPILIVDNDRDSRDLYAFVLDGCGARVTTASSVEDGLASINKLMPRVLICETRFPGESVYPLIHRVKYLALKHGSSIPILITSTFSIAEFTQQPRFKTEAYLLKPVKLDDLVDEVWNLTQGSRLPEISWLN; encoded by the coding sequence ATGTTGAACTCGAACAAACTTCTGAACCCTGAAATTCTCAAAAATGTCCCGATTCTGATTGTGGATAACGATCGAGACAGCAGAGACTTATATGCTTTTGTACTGGACGGCTGTGGGGCGCGGGTAACCACAGCAAGTTCGGTCGAGGATGGATTAGCTTCAATCAACAAATTGATGCCTAGAGTTCTGATTTGTGAAACGAGATTTCCGGGCGAAAGTGTGTATCCACTCATTCATCGAGTTAAATATCTTGCGCTTAAGCATGGCAGCAGCATCCCAATCTTGATTACTTCAACTTTTTCCATTGCAGAATTTACTCAACAACCAAGATTCAAGACTGAAGCGTATTTACTCAAACCCGTGAAGTTAGACGATCTTGTGGATGAGGTTTGGAACCTGACACAAGGGTCAAGACTTCCCGAAATCAGCTGGCTCAATTAA
- a CDS encoding allophycocyanin gives MSVIQKLIVNADAECRYLTPGEMEQIKGFMMSSDRRLRLVKTLTESRDRIVKQAASQLFQRRPNLVSPGGNAYGEEMTATCLRDMDYYLRLITYSVAAGEATPLEDIGLIGVRQMYNSLGTPLEGVAESVRAMKAMTTSLMSSEEAREVGAYFDYLIAGLL, from the coding sequence ATGAGTGTGATTCAGAAATTGATCGTGAATGCAGATGCAGAGTGCCGCTATCTTACGCCGGGAGAAATGGAGCAGATCAAAGGCTTTATGATGAGCAGCGATCGCCGATTACGATTGGTCAAAACTTTAACCGAAAGCCGCGATCGCATTGTTAAACAAGCCGCGAGTCAATTGTTTCAGCGTCGTCCCAATTTAGTCTCTCCTGGTGGCAACGCTTATGGCGAGGAAATGACCGCAACCTGTCTGCGAGATATGGATTACTACCTGCGCTTAATCACTTACAGCGTTGCGGCTGGAGAAGCGACCCCGCTTGAGGACATTGGATTGATTGGAGTACGCCAGATGTACAATTCCCTCGGTACACCGCTTGAGGGCGTTGCTGAGAGCGTTCGTGCTATGAAAGCAATGACGACTTCCCTCATGTCATCAGAAGAAGCAAGGGAAGTCGGTGCTTATTTTGACTACTTGATTGCTGGACTATTGTGA
- a CDS encoding NACHT domain-containing NTPase has translation MVKRSLQASPTGIQQAKRAFAIKGWTQENLAGEVNLKTRQPIWRFFTGQPVDRQIFLEVCSILDLDWREIALDPPVDFPAPGGRTKAAPVDVDSLVQQVRSQHRDTIQNQCGILQLLDINRPISIDDIYVDVNILEEVASQQWFEIAELQNLEPTEFDRVGLGAVEQKQIPGMQAVENYSKLRVLGKPGVGKTTFLQHLAIQCNRGEFAADRVPLFMVTREFAEESRNSGNFSLFNYICACFVPSGISDSAVIETLLQSGRVLLLMDGIDELLNQDSASVLREIRQFSDKYHRNQFVVSCRTAAQKLQLRGFTDVEIAPFTQAQITAFAQKWFAVFSRTMPRLAQSATPKEPQQNQSVEFMQKLDLPENWQFRQLVVTPLFLHLACWVFHGQDKFPTKRTEFYKQGLDLLLGKWDEARGVERDDAYRGFLLPQKLRLLSQLAAVTFEQGQYFFEQRIIEQYIGDYLRNLPDASLEPEELQLESEAILKAIEAQHGLLIERARGIFSFSYLAFQEYFTARKIVASHNLRALEQALGGLVSHITDPHWREVFLLTAAMLRSADSLVQLMKQQIDALVAQDPYLQDFLVWVSQKSQTIPIEPKVATTRAFYLALAQAPHAAAQFALASTLDQGIFLDAALENLLLEFATDQSQDFAYINACSEALNNILAMVLDAGFYKSLQQLRDQLPAPSQNRERLQDWWQTNYPAWIAQLRSTIAHYRNIQHSWQFSPEQQQVLQRYYDANQLLIDCLNSNCEVTTAIRQEIEATLLLPQKELEDREWQGE, from the coding sequence ATGGTCAAACGTTCACTTCAGGCATCGCCAACTGGCATTCAACAGGCTAAACGTGCATTTGCAATCAAAGGCTGGACGCAGGAAAACTTGGCGGGAGAAGTGAACTTAAAGACCCGTCAACCCATCTGGCGCTTTTTCACCGGGCAACCTGTCGATCGCCAGATCTTCCTGGAAGTTTGTTCGATTTTAGATTTGGATTGGCGCGAGATTGCGCTTGATCCACCTGTAGATTTTCCAGCACCGGGCGGACGAACAAAAGCAGCCCCTGTAGATGTGGATAGTCTGGTACAGCAAGTGCGATCGCAGCATCGAGACACGATTCAAAATCAGTGCGGCATCCTGCAATTACTGGATATCAACCGTCCCATTAGCATTGATGACATCTATGTGGATGTCAATATTCTAGAAGAAGTTGCCAGCCAACAATGGTTCGAGATCGCTGAACTCCAGAACTTAGAACCAACTGAGTTCGATCGCGTGGGCTTGGGAGCCGTTGAGCAAAAGCAAATCCCAGGAATGCAGGCAGTCGAAAACTATTCAAAGCTGAGAGTGCTAGGGAAGCCGGGAGTCGGGAAAACTACTTTTCTGCAACATCTAGCTATTCAATGCAATCGGGGAGAATTTGCTGCCGATCGAGTGCCGCTCTTTATGGTGACGAGAGAGTTTGCAGAAGAATCGAGAAACAGCGGCAATTTTAGCCTTTTTAATTATATTTGCGCTTGCTTTGTTCCTTCTGGCATTTCAGACTCCGCAGTGATTGAAACATTGCTGCAATCGGGTCGAGTTTTACTGTTAATGGATGGTATCGATGAACTGCTGAATCAGGACAGTGCATCAGTTCTACGAGAAATTCGCCAATTCTCAGACAAGTATCATCGCAATCAATTTGTTGTCTCCTGTCGGACAGCGGCTCAAAAGCTGCAACTTCGAGGCTTCACCGATGTTGAGATTGCACCGTTCACCCAAGCGCAAATTACAGCATTCGCGCAGAAGTGGTTCGCCGTATTCAGCAGAACAATGCCGCGATTAGCGCAGAGCGCAACTCCGAAGGAACCGCAGCAAAATCAGTCTGTTGAGTTTATGCAGAAACTAGACTTACCGGAGAACTGGCAGTTTCGCCAACTGGTTGTGACTCCTTTGTTTCTGCATCTCGCCTGCTGGGTGTTTCATGGTCAAGACAAATTTCCAACCAAGCGGACTGAATTTTACAAGCAGGGACTCGATCTGCTGCTGGGAAAGTGGGATGAAGCCAGAGGAGTCGAACGCGATGATGCTTACCGAGGTTTTTTATTACCCCAGAAGCTCAGATTACTGAGTCAATTAGCTGCCGTCACTTTTGAACAAGGACAATATTTTTTTGAACAACGTATCATTGAACAGTACATCGGAGACTATCTACGAAACTTACCGGATGCGTCGTTAGAACCTGAAGAACTGCAACTTGAAAGCGAAGCGATACTAAAAGCGATCGAGGCACAGCACGGACTCTTAATCGAACGGGCACGAGGCATTTTTTCATTCTCCTACTTGGCGTTCCAAGAATATTTCACAGCTCGAAAAATCGTCGCGAGTCATAATCTACGAGCATTAGAGCAAGCATTAGGAGGATTGGTGAGTCACATTACCGATCCCCACTGGCGCGAAGTGTTCTTGCTAACAGCTGCAATGTTGCGAAGTGCGGATTCACTCGTGCAGTTGATGAAACAACAAATTGATGCGCTAGTGGCTCAAGACCCTTATCTACAAGATTTTCTAGTGTGGGTCAGCCAAAAATCTCAAACAATCCCAATCGAACCAAAAGTTGCCACCACTCGCGCATTTTACCTTGCGCTTGCCCAAGCCCCACACGCAGCAGCACAGTTCGCCTTAGCCAGCACTCTAGATCAGGGAATATTTTTAGATGCGGCATTAGAGAACTTGCTGCTGGAGTTTGCCACCGACCAGAGCCAGGATTTTGCTTATATTAATGCGTGTAGTGAAGCGCTCAACAACATTCTGGCGATGGTTCTGGATGCTGGATTCTACAAATCTCTGCAACAGTTAAGAGATCAGTTGCCCGCTCCAAGCCAAAACCGAGAACGGCTTCAGGACTGGTGGCAGACAAACTATCCGGCTTGGATAGCACAGTTACGCAGTACGATCGCGCATTATCGCAACATTCAGCATTCCTGGCAGTTTAGCCCTGAGCAACAGCAAGTCCTACAACGGTACTACGATGCCAACCAACTCCTGATTGATTGCTTGAATAGCAACTGTGAAGTCACAACTGCAATTCGACAAGAGATTGAGGCAACGTTGCTTTTACCTCAGAAAGAGTTAGAAGATCGAGAATGGCAAGGGGAATAA